A window from Scheffersomyces stipitis CBS 6054 chromosome 7, complete sequence encodes these proteins:
- a CDS encoding predicted protein: MEVNSQPAPPFRSVSTTSNLSINSSSTSITRVASGPLIAMNQNFNKLSSPSDHLYFQCQSLKQKLGRIHGMEPFLASAYSAAEQCAEQQALALSQQMAETSNGRNDFRSSVGSSGFSIHSDHSNSSNSFAANKDKTSNNIFTFTAGILPANISVDPATLMWKLFQQGAPLCLAFNAVVPGYQIPVVGSDDLRICKKSVYDFLFAVKSQLNFDDDMIFTISNVFSDSTEDLLKIIKVVDSVLSVKKDNPHFSFELESSPSAVGEVIISNERSKVFKEIIDTERKYVTDLELLSRYKSELVNAELIPNEQIHSLFPNLNEIIDFHRRLLNGLECNINVPYKYQRIGSIFIHAAAGPFKAYEPWTIGQMSAIDLIYKESSNLKKSSTLLDPGFELQSYIIKPIQRLCKYPLLLKELIKASPESLDPSIPPSASFNEMIVARNAMKEMANQVNEAQRRAENVEYLHQLVNRVSNWRGFNLRDQGELLHHGVVGVKDSDTEKEYVAYLFERIIFFFVETDKPDQSKDKKKILSSRKKSSASSSTANLLESITKAKSLKSSPLELKGRVYISEIYNISAPSNLGYSLVISWSGKKESGSFTLRYRTDEIRNQWETCLRNLKTTEMNSQIQRKLRDSSGSQDSSIYDVTAYSTNNASPNNTLTGSNENGSSRSSNGSSYQRHHSSSSTFSMMRQSRSRSLGGQDSSTRLSTSSGVPNYNSSNISTPITPSIEDFGNDIRIRLIYNTTEIPDWLIVSTTIQFNELYSKISGKIVTSEVVTDDILVNKLKYKDEDGDFVVMDSNDDWVLAMDMLNEMSESDSSDSIGMRRDLTIWVS; this comes from the coding sequence ATGGAAGTGAATCTGCAGCCGGCTCCGCCCTTCCGGTCCGTCTCCACAACGTCAAACTTATCCATCAACTCATCTTCCACGTCCATCACCAGAGTAGCACTGGGCCCCCTTATAGCCATGAAccaaaatttcaacaagCTCCTGCTGCCTCTGGATCACTTGTACTTCCAGTGCCAGCTGCTCAAACAGAAGCTAGGCCGAATCCACGGGATGGAGCCCTTTTTAGCACTGGCCTACTCAGCGGCCGAACAATGCGCTGAACAACAGGCTCTCGCACTTTCTCAGCAGATGGCTGAGACTAGCAATGGCAGAAACGATTTCCGGTCGCTGGTAGGCTCCTCCGGTTTCTCCATCCATTCTGACCATCTGAACTCATCAAATTCGTTCGCCGCTAATAAGGACAAAACCTCAAACAACATCTTCACCTTCACGGCTGGTATCTTGCCTGCCAACATCTCTGTAGATCCAGCAACTCTTATGTGGAAGCTCTTTCAGCAGGGTGCTCCTCTTTGCTTGGCTTTCAACGCTGTAGTACCCGGATACCAAATTCCAGTAGTCGGTAGTGATGATTTGAGAATCTGCAAGAAGTCCGTGTACGACTTTTTGTTTGCCGTCAAGTCGCAGCTCAACTTCGACGACGACATGATCTTCACTATATCCAACGTCTTTCTGGATAGCACTGAGGATTTGCTCAAGATCATCAAAGTAGTGGACTCTGTATTGAGTGTCAAGAAGGACAATCCCCATTTCAGCTTTGAATTGGAGTCGTCACCATCGGCTGTCGGGGAAGTAATCATCTCCAACGAGCGATCCAAAGTGTTCAAGGAGATCATTGACACCGAACGGAAGTATGTCACCGATTTGGAGTTGCTTTCTCGCTATAAGTCTGAGTTGGTCAATGCCGAATTGATCCCCAATGAGCAAATACATTCGTTGTTCCCTAACTTGAACGAAATAATAGACTTCCACAGAAGGCTATTGAATGGGTTGGAGTGTAATATCAATGTGCCCTATAAGTACCAGAGAATTGGTTCCATATTCATTCACGCTGCTGCAGGGCCCTTCAAGGCATACGAGCCATGGACTATTGGCCAGATGTCGGCAATAGACTTGATCTATAAGGAATCctccaacttgaagaagtcgtcTACCTTGCTTGATCCGGGCTTTGAATTGCAATCGTACATTATCAAACCAATTCAAAGATTATGTAAATACCCCTTGCTATTAAAGgagttgatcaaggctTCGCCAGAGTCGTTAGATCCCTCCATCCCACCTTCGGCATCGTTTAACGAAATGATTGTTGCCAGAAATGCTATGAAGGAAATGGCCAACCAGGTCAATGAAGCTCAAAGAAGAGCTGAAAACGTAGAATACTTGCATCAACTAGTGAACAGGGTCAGCAACTGGCGTGGGTTCAATTTGCGCGACCAGGGAGAGTTGCTACACCACGGAGTGGTAGGAGTGAAAGACTCAGATACCGAGAAAGAATACGTAGCGTACTTGTTTGAGAGAATCatttttttctttgttgaGACAGACAAGCCTGATCAAAGCAaggataagaagaagatcttaTCGTCTCGTAAGAAATCGTCTGCCTCGTCGTCTACAGCTAACTTGCTTGAGTCGATAACCAAAGCAAAGTCGCTTAAGCTGTCACCGTTAGAGTTGAAGGGTAGAGTTTACATCTCAGAGATCTACAATATATCTGCTCCTTCAAACTTGGGATACTCTTTAGTGATATCGTGGTcaggaaagaaagaaagtggATCTTTTACTTTACGATACAGAACCGACGAAATCAGAAACCAATGGGAAACATGtttgagaaacttgaagaccACAGAGATGAACTCGCAAATCCAGCGCAAGTTGAGAGACTCGCTGGGTTCTCAGGATTCTTCGATCTACGATGTTACAGCCTACTCAACGAATAATGCTTCACCTAACAATACTCTCACAGGGTCGAATGAGAACGGATCCAGCAGATCGTCCAACGGCTCTTCTTACCAACGCCACCACTCGTCTTCGTCCACTTTCAGTATGATGAGACAGTCTCGATCCAGATCGCTAGGTGGGCAAGACTCTTCTACCAGATTATCTACGTCGCTGGGAGTTCCTAACTACAACAGTAGTAATATCTCTACACCTATCACTCCTTctattgaagattttggCAACGACATCAGGATCAGGTTGATTTACAACACAACAGAAATTCCCGATTGGCTCATTGTTAGCACCACCATCCAGTTTAACGAGTTGTACCTGAAGATATCTGGCAAAATCGTTACCAGTGAAGTTGTCACGGATGATATCTTggtcaacaagttgaagtacaAGGATGAGGATGGCGACTTTGTTGTGATGGACTCCAACGACGATTGGGTGTTAGCCATGGACATGTTGAACGAGATGAGTGAAAGCGACAGCAGCGACAGCATTGGTATGAGACGTGATTTAACGATATGGGTTTCTTAG
- a CDS encoding predicted protein: MSSSQDSATKFKRRATVSSLYTNYQIANGAVLPEITLQDGKDNVDSEQFFNEYIRLRKPVKLVSGSGSTQTPVDLKAFDPSRILDTLDYSDELQIERKINDGFGSGEKRVKMTLHKLLDVFKQGNSDYYLTTQYDFDDPDFEDSYKEDEEEEHEDDEDDEDEDDEDEDLPKITFNASFSDTSSVDSIDMNNLRDDFLDSEDDQEPVIDEDLNINQSEYEQRLKDLLQPPLTKLVNKPQTLPIIPELFSTLIPQQINLWMGHAKSGQASKIQLNPQDPKTYGLGKSIPGSRNGTSSGLHHDHADNLYILVSGIKRFTLFSPADALKLYTVGTIYKIYNSGIIDYENNEFAPEWKHIRDDGAMVEDVLNWRLKCDQSDSTEIKSIEKQLQSLSKQSALKLNNKDEKEDPPNFSRIPPALLHIEEFTDPEMRKKLTAFANEKFPGFLDLNSFTVWLNPGEMLYLPAGWFHEVSSFGGDDISQSESGLHNIHIALNYWFVPPNGDSASQCYNDTYWQEDWKRTETCIAHALQK; this comes from the exons ATGTCGTCATCGCAGGATTCTGCTACAAAGTTTAAGAGGAGAGCGACAGTTTCGTCTTTATATACAAACTACCAGATCGCAAACGGAGCCGTTCTTCCAGAGATTACACTCCAAGATGGTAAGGACAATGTAGACTCTGagcaattcttcaatgaGTATATAAGGTTGCGGAAGCCAGTCAAATTGGTCTCGGGTCTGGGTTCTACCCAAACGCCCGTTGATCTCAAGGCATTTGACCCATCCAGAATTCTAGATACTTTAGATTATTCTGATGAGCTTCAGATCGAGAGGAAAATCAACGATGGCTTTGGTTCTGGTGAGAAGAGAGTCAAGATGACTTTGCACAAGCTATTGGATGTTTTCAAGCAGGGCAATTCTGATTACTATTTGACTACGCAATATGATTTTGATGATCCTGATTTTGAAGACTCATATA aggaagacgaagaagaggaacatgaagatgacgaagacgacgaagacgaagatgacgaagacgaagaccTTCCGAAGATCACTTTCAATGCTTCTTTCTCAGACACATCCTCCGTAGACTCAATAGACATGAATAACTTACGGGACGACTTTCTCGATAGCGAGGACGATCAAGAACCTGTTATCGACGAGGACCTCAACATAAACCAATCAGAGTACGAACAAAGACTCAAAGATTTACTACAGCCTCCGCTTACTAAATTGGTGAATAAGCCACAAACCTTGCCAATTATCCCTGAGTTATTTTCTACGTTGATTCCTCAACAAATCAACTTATGGATGGGACATGCAAAGTCTGGCCAAGCTTCAAAGATCCAATTGAATCCTCAAGATCCAAAGACTTATGGGCTAGGAAAGTCTATACCGGGTTCCAGAAATGGAACATCTTCAGGATTGCACCACGACCATGCAGACAATTTGTATATCCTTGTTTCTGGGATCAAGAGATTCACACTCTTCAGTCCAGCTGATGCACTCAAGTTGTACACTGTAGGTACCATATATAAGATCTACAACAGTGGAATCATTGACTACGAAAATAACGAGTTTGCACCAGAATGGAAGCATATACGTGACGATGGTGCCATGGTCGAAGATGTGTTGAACTGGAGATTGAAATGCGACCAATCAGATAGTACCGAAATCAAAAGCATCGAGAAGCAATTGCAGTCTTTGTCTAAACAATCTGCCTTGAAACTAAATAATAAGGATGAAAAAGAGGATCCTCCTAACTTTTCGAGGATCCCTCCTGCCTTATTGcacattgaagaattcactGATCCCGAAATGCGCAAGAAATTGACCGCCTTCGCCAATGAAAAGTTCCCTGGGTTCCTCGACTTGAACAGTTTCACTGTCTGGCTCAACCCAGGCGAGATGTTGTACTTGCCTGCTGGCTGGTTTCACGAAGTTTCAAGTTTTGGTGGTGATGATATTTCGCAGTCAGAGTCAGGTTTGCACAACATTCATATTGCACTTAACTACTGGTTTGTGCCTCCAAACGGTGATTCCGCAAGCCAATGCTACAACGATACATACTGGCAGGAGGACTGGAAACGAACCGAGACCTGCATTGCCCATGCTCTTCAAAAGTAG
- the CYC3 gene encoding holocytochrome-c synthase (Cytochrome c heme lyase (CCHL) (Holocytochrome-C synthase)~go_component mitochondrion~go_function holocytochrome-c synthase activity) codes for MGWFWAEKKEKPSGCPVDHGSFKKAPAAECPVKGGDEVLNPLNNMPMAISSERLPGQKVSLSTERTISTIPRGESDDQGLWEYPSPQQMLNAMVRKGKAKDIPEDAVESMVDVHNFLNEGAWQQILDWEDEYTKETKIEPRLKKFTGRPNDLSPRAQMYLWLGKLFPDTFNTQPPFDRHDWTVLRSMGLNKGFKEVRYVIDYYSAPDDEETGMPAFMLDTRPALDSPASVRDRFVHWSYPLYKRAMGEFDEK; via the exons ATGGGCTGGTTTTGGGCTGAGAAAAAG GAAAAACCACTGGGCTGCCCAGTTGACCACGGGTCTTTCAAGAAAGCCCCTGCAGCCGAATGTCCTGTTAAGGGAGGAGATGAGGTACTTAATCCTTTGAATAACATGCCTATGGCTATCTCATCGGAAAGACTTCCGGGTCAGAAAGTGAGTCTTTCAACCGAAAGAACAATTTCCACTATTCCAAGAGGTGAATCTGATGATCAGGGCTTATGGGAGTATCCATCTCCACAACAAATGTTGAACGCTATGGTCAGAAAAGGCAAGGCTAAGGATATCCCGGAAGACGCAGTAGAGTCCATGGTTGACGTTCataacttcttgaacgaagGAGCATGGCAACAGATCTTAGATTGGGAAGATGAGTAtacaaaagaaacaaagatTGAACCtcgtttgaagaaatttACAGGTAGACCTAACGACTTGTCTCCCAGAGCTCAAATGTACTTGTGGCTAGGTAAATTGTTTCCTGACACTTTCAACACTCAACCTCCTTTCGATAGACACGATTGGACAGTGTTGAGGTCGATGGGCTTGAACAAAGGCTTCAAGGAAGTCAGATACGTCATTGATTATTACTCTGCTCCAGACGATGAGGAAACGGGTATGCCCGCATTCATGTTGGATACTAGGCCAGCTTTAGATAGTCCAGCAAGTGTAAGGGACAGATTCGTCCATTGGTCGTATCCCTTGTACAAAAGGGCCATGGGCGAATTTGACGAGAAGTGA
- the ETF4 gene encoding ETF-ubiquinone oxidoreductase (Electron transfer flavoprotein ubiquinone oxidoreductase~go_function electron-transferring-flavoprotein dehydrogenase activity~go_process electron transport), producing the protein NNEVPYEKLSNEEKELLAEPRASDVVDVCIVGGGPAGLATAIKLKQLDNETGSGELRVVVLEKAGDFGSHTVSGAVIEPGAFRELFPNSEYTEQTGGIPLPPDMVTKVTHDAMKYLTEKKAYWLPEPPQLANKNKNYIVSLSNVVRYLSEQAEELGVELYPGIAVSELVYNEMGDAIKGVATKDLGISKKGVPKSSFERGMEFHARVTVLAEGCHGSLTKEAVAKFDLRKDSDPQTYGLGIKEVWEVDPKKFNKGYVGHSLGFPLSTQEYGGGFMYHFGDGLVAVGLVIGLDYANPYVSPYLEFQKMKTHPYYANVLEGGKCISYAARTLNEGGYQSIPQLHFPGGILVGCSAGFVNVPKIKGTHTAIKSGIVAAQEIFNTVKELDPVEEETFEDEVYNPIDLVAYENSFKDSWAYKELYAVRNCRPAFNTALGFLGGLSHSGFSTMISFGKEPWTLGIHHTDADATHRADNYKPKEYPKPDGKLTFDILTSVSRTGTHHDEDERCHLRIPNQDYTRHAAMTFPAYKGIEQRFCPAGVYEFIEDDSELGIKFQINNQNCIHCKTCDIKSPMQDVTWTVPEGGDGPKYYMT; encoded by the coding sequence AACAACGAAGTCCCCTATGAAAAGTTGTCCAACGAGGAAAAGGAACTCTTGGCCGAGCCCAGAGCCTCGGATGTAGTCGATGTGTGTATTGTAGGGGGTGGCCCTGCTGGTTTAGCTACGGCAATCAAACTCAAGCAATTGGATAACGAGACTGGGTCAGGCGAATTGCGAGTAGTAGTATTGGAAAAGGCCGGAGACTTTGGCTCACATACTGTGAGCGGGGCCGTAATAGAGCCTGGTGCTTTCAGGGAGTTGTTCCCCAACAGCGAATATACTGAGCAGACTGGAGGCATCCCTCTTCCTCCAGATATGGTCACCAAGGTAACTCACGATGCAATGAAGTATTTAACTGAAAAGAAAGCGTATTGGTTGCCTGAGCCTCCTCAATTggccaacaagaacaagaattaCATCGTGTCATTGAGTAACGTAGTCCGATACTTGTCTGAGCAAGCTGAAGAGTTGGGCGTGGAATTGTATCCTGGAATTGCTGTGTCTGAGTTGGTGTACAATGAAATGGGAGATGCTATTAAGGGTGTGGCTACGAAGGATTTGGGtatttccaagaaaggTGTGCCTAAGAGCTCATTTGAACGAGGAATGGAGTTCCATGCCAGAGTCACTGTTTTGGCCGAAGGATGCCATGGATCACTAACCAAAGAAGCTGTTGCCAAGTTTGACTTGAGAAAGGACAGTGATCCTCAGACTTATGGTTTGGGTATTAAAGAAGTCTGGGAAGTCGACCCcaaaaagttcaacaaaggTTATGTAGGCCATTCGTTGGGTTTTCCACTTTCCACCCAAGAATATGGCGGTGGATTCATGTACCACTTTGGAGATGGTCTCGTAGCGGTAGGATTGGTTATCGGTTTGGACTACGCAAATCCCTACGTTTCACCCTATCTTGAGTTTCAAAAGATGAAAACTCATCCATATTACGCCAATGTGCTAGAGGGAGGAAAGTGTATTTCGTACGCAGCCAGAACTTTAAACGAAGGAGGCTATCAGTCCATTCCTCAGTTACATTTCCCTGGTGGAATCTTGGTAGGTTGTTCTGCTGGTTTCGTGAATGTCCCCAAGATCAAGGGTACCCATACAGCTATCAAGTCTGGTATTGTTGCTGctcaagaaatctttaACACAGTCAAAGAGTTGGAcccagtagaagaagaaacttttgaagatgaagtatACAATCCAATTGACTTGGTAGCCTACGAGAACTCGTTCAAGGACTCCTGGGCGTACAAGGAGTTGTATGCTGTGAGAAATTGTCGTCCAGCATTTAACACTGCTCTTGGATTCCTTGGTGGTTTGAGTCATTCTGGGTTCTCGACTATGATCTCATTTGGTAAAGAACCATGGACATTGGGTATCCACCATACTGATGCTGATGCTACTCATCGTGCTGATAACTACAAGCCTAAAGAATACCCTAAGCCAGATGGAAAGTTGACCTTTGACATCTTGACCTCAGTCTCCAGAACTGGTACTCATcatgatgaagatgaaagGTGTCATTTAAGAATTCCAAACCAAGACTACACCAGACACGCTGCTATGACGTTCCCAGCTTACAAAGGTATCGAACAAAGGTTCTGTCCCGCTGGAGTTTACGAGTTCATTGAGGACGACAGTGAGTTGGGAATCAAGTTCCAGATCAACAACCAGAATTGTATTCATTGCAAGACTTGTGACATCAAGTCACCAATGCAAGACGTTACGTGGACAGTTCCCGAAGGAGGAGATGGTCCAAAGTATTATATGACCTAA
- a CDS encoding predicted protein, protein MALADRRPIGFPVASTPASPAFNPKTLSLAKTPKSAIGSDKDLAANLQANEDDSDLDSDSPSSPVSILKHSGDMSAYTNDKSLSPEAMSPTSRSISPDSLMNGDSKKLNSRGSTPPTSLSTPPSSQSASAGLPLKKPKNTSRVPIATGISTTIPVTGEKPKPEQKGDPSLEDDVLFAIFLILYEKDPEGAGMTVKQICDILIERHPDMANLSTKTSNLVSAKLNAYVKRVEKGDSSLKYALSRDWADASPKRMVYVYRGLLTDDFHIHVKNMMETQKTTQEEEPSPTSSFSGSLPDSLEAGKQATLKPRRQTMFDLGVTKATFLDTPIEKSNLFVPYSSAPVAASLTEAVDPTDDDKNLNDSDLEFEDFEVFHDDEDDDLISGAGDLYIDSMKKNGKRSKSLSYLSLNKKSKIMTAAAAAPRAPRTPSSHSPNAAAAAAALHAAALKAISDSTDTSDSVRSGSEGSTGSVHSNKKWLNVIRSGFMTQDIGTPEDISLSDLDKFFA, encoded by the exons ATGGCCTTAGCTGACAGAAGACCCATTGGCTTTCCTGTAGCTTCTACACCGGCTTCTCCTGCTTTCAACCCCAAAACATTGCTGCTCGCAAAAACGCCCAAATCGGCAATTGGCAGCGACAAggatttggctgcgaatttGCAAGCGAACGAAGACGACTCCGATCTCGATTCCGACAGTCCCAGTTCACCCGTTTCCATCTTGAAGCACTCGGGCGACATGTCTGCCTATACCAATGACAAGTCGCTTTCACCAGAAGCGATGTCGCCGACGTCCAGAAGCATTTCGCCCGATCTGTTGATGAATGGAGACTCCAAGAAACTTAACTCACGCGGCTCGACTCCACCCACCTCCTTGTCGACACCACCATCCTCTCAATCTGCCTCTGCTGGTCTTCCcttgaagaaaccaaagaacACGTCTAGAGTCCCTATCGCTACAGGAATTTCGACCACTATTCCAGTCACGGGTGAAAAACCAAAGCCGGAACAAAAAGGTGATCCTTCTttggaagacgacgtactctTTGCCATCTTCCTTATCTTGTACGAAAAGGACCCAGAAGGTGCTGGTATGACTGTGAAACAGATCTGTGACATCTTGATCGAACGTCATCCTGACATGGCCAATCTCTCGACGAAGACTTCTAACTTGGTTAGTGCCAAATTGAACGCTTACGTCAAGAGAGTGGAAAAGGGAGACTCTTCGTTGAAGTATGCATTGTCCCGTGACTGGGCTGATGCTTCTCCCAAAAGAATGGTATATGTCTACCGTGGGTTGTTGACTGATGACTTCCATATCCATGTCAAGAACATGATGGAAACACAGAAAACTActcaggaagaagaaccatcaccaacatcttctttctctggCTCTCTTCCT GATTCTCTTGAAGCTGGTAAGCAGGCTACTTTGAAACCAAGAAGACAGACCATGTTCGACTTGGGAGTCACCAAGGCTACTTTCTTGGATACTCCTATCGAAAAGTCCAACTTGTTCGTTCCTTATTCTTCTGCTCCAGTAGCTGCATCCTTGACAGAAGCTGTCGATCCCACAGATGACGACAAGAATCTCAATGATTCAGACTTAGAGTTTGAAGACTTCGAGGTTTTTcacgacgacgaagatgacgacCTCATCTCCGGAGCTGGCGATCTCTATATCGATagtatgaagaagaacggTAAACGATCCAAATCATTGTCGTATCTttctttgaacaagaagtccaaAATCATGACTGCTGCCGCTGCTGCTCCCAGAGCTCCACGTACCCCAAGTTCACACTCCCCCAATGCTGCTGCCGCTGCTGCCGCTTTACACGCAGCTGCATTGAAGGCCATTTCGGATTCGACAGACACCTCCGACTCTGTCAGATCCGGTTCAGAAGGATCGACTGGTTCTGTTCATTCTAACAAGAAATGGTTGAATGTCATCAGATCCGGGTTCATGACTCAGGATATCGGAACCCCGGAAGACATAAGTTTATCGGACTTAGACAAGTTCTTTGCCTAG
- a CDS encoding predicted protein, whose amino-acid sequence MSTSPELPSTRDDLVARQKKESKDLIATVTGMKKQATKKTRKAVLQRIQELQDNLDRKHKEELQQLDSVSNTDINAEDDDEFSPEQLLAQMEIKDEAPAESTEPTPPTQPKAKRNRQKERLERRKAEIEKIREEAALEAADTVDYRKIEIESMDKLLTLNNLKLHEIKPDGHCLFASIQDQLLVRHEEQTTIQGLRQLAGDYMLANRDDFTPFLFDEKTFELRDIEPYVEELVSTAMWGSDMEILALSKHFDCPISIYMAGASTHKINESGHNSELKLGFYKHSFGLGEHYNSLRDI is encoded by the coding sequence ATGTCGACGTCTCCAGAGTTACCTTCTACCAGAGATGACCTCGTGGCGagacaaaagaaagagTCGAAAGACTTGATCGCCACCGTCACTGGCATGAAGAAACAGGCTAccaagaagacaagaaaggCTGTTCTTCAGAGAATCCAAGAATTGCAAGACAATCTTGATAGAAAGCACAAggaagaacttcaacagcTTGACTCTGTATCTAACACTGATATCAATgcagaagatgatgacgaattTTCTCCAGAACAATTACTAGCCCAAATGGAAATCAAAGACGAAGCTCCTGCTGAATCAACAGAGCCTACACCACCAACCCAGCCTAAGGCTAAGAGAAATAGacagaaagaaagacttgaaagaCGAAAAGCAGAAATCGAAAAGAtcagagaagaagctgctCTTGAAGCTGCTGATACTGTTGACTACagaaagattgaaattgagTCCATGGACAAATTACTCacattgaacaacttgaagctACATGAAATCAAACCTGACGGTCACTGTTTGTTCGCTTCCATCCAAGATCAATTGCTAGTACGACATGAAGAACAAACAACAATTCAAGGTCTTCGTCAATTGGCTGGTGACTACATGTTGGCAAACAGAGACGACTTCACTCCTTTCCTCTTTGATGAAAAGACATTCGAATTGAGAGATATCGAACCCTacgttgaagaattggtctCCACTGCCATGTGGGGTTCTGATATGGAAATCTTAGCCCTTTCAAAACACTTTGATTGTCCAATTAGTATTTATATGGCTGGCGCTTCAACACACAAAATTAACGAACTGGGGCATAACAGCGAATTGAAATTGGGATTCTACAAGCACTCCTTTGGATTGGGAGAGCATTACAATTCGCTCAGGGATATATAG
- a CDS encoding G1/S-specific cyclin produces the protein MTTYSHSPDAFHQVRMYNSSVKSSNFHLQSMEFQCHSAAVCDYQMEMLHHLLSMETKTLPSLMLIEQQPEIKLGMRPLLLDFLMEVITILNLSKSTFPLTVNLIDRYCSTRIVKKQHYQLLGLTSLWISCKNLDSKFKIPTLNDLRKICVDSYHKELFIEMEKHILKSLEWMVNSPTFDSFIDLYLSILINNSSNPNVANLIKKSNHRVKLLATYFGELFQFYPNIYFDYTSSQIALISILVAILTLKIPVNLISLLNYFNDLLKTKEYKSNVTNPAEDFDEILSVSTFQSLFTKAFFKNLIKIIDNPPKSLVIKYFSENGKYTQLMTASVRCATESLATMLEPPVTPRIYSGNSKDALKRNVNIITTMLPLTPISNSTSPRRFDAEQIFSDNESSTSTSTSIATSNAIAAVTGTGHSKRSFDCVAETDISTSKIGQSDSDLKRSKSLSTKPVFFIP, from the exons ATGACGACCTATTCCCACTCGCCTGATGCCTTCCACCAAGTCCGCATGTATAACTCGTCAGTCAAGTCATCCAACTTCCACTTGCAGTCGATGGAGTTCCAGTGCCATTCAGCCGCTGTGTGTGACTACCAGATGGAAATGCTCCACCACTTGCTATCAATGGAAACAAAGACTTTACCATCGCTAATGCTTATCGAACAGCAGCCTGAGATCAAGTTGGGCATGAGACCGCTTCTTCTCGACTTTTTGATGGAAGTCATCACCATTCTCAACTTGCTGAAATCTACTTTCCCCTTGACGGTGAATTTGATTGACAGATACTGCTCCACAAGAATCGTCAAGAAACAGCACTACCAATTGTTGGGATTGACATCCCTCTGGATTTCCTGTAAGAACTTGGACTCGAAGTTCAAGATTCCCACCTTGAACGACTTGAGAAAAATCTGCGTGGACAGCTACCACAAAGAACTCTTCATCGAGATGGAAAAGCacatcttgaagtcgttggaATGGATGGTGAACTCTCCAACATTTGACTCCTTCATTGACTTGTACTTGTCGattttgatcaacaacCTGTCGAATCCAAACGTtgccaacttgatcaagaagtcaaatcACAGAGTAAAGTTGTTGGCTACATATTTTGGAGAGTTGTTCCAATTCTACCCCAATATCTACTTTGATTACACTTCTTCGCAAATTGCATTGATCTCGATCCTTGTCGCCATCTTGACGTTGAAGATCCCCGTCAACTTGATCTCCTTGTTGAACtacttcaacgacttgttgaagacaaagGAATACAAAAGTAATGTCACCAACCCTGCTGAGGACTTTGACGAGATCTTGTCTGTGTCAACTTTCCAGAGCTTGTTCACGAAGgctttcttcaagaacttgataaAAATCATCGACAACCCTCCCAAGAGCTTGGTGATCAAGTACTTCTCAGAAAACGGAAAGTACACACAGTTGATGACAGCTCTGGTGCGATGCGCTACCGAGTCCTTGGCTACCATGTTGGAACCACCAGTAACACCCAGAATATACTCTGGCAACTCCAAGGACGCGTTGAAGAGGAACGTCAACATCATCACCACAATGTTGCCGCTCACTCCCATCTCCAACAGCACCAGTCCCAGACGTTTCGATGCTGAGCAGATCTTTTCTGATAATGAATCATCAACTTCCACATCTACATCCATTGCTACTTCTAATGCTATTGCTGCAGTTACAGGTACGGGCCATAGC aagagatcATTTGACTGTGTTGCTGAAACTGACATCAGCACATCTAAGATTGGACAGTCTGATTCGGATCTTAAGAGATCCAAGAGCTTGTCCACGAAGCCTGTGTTTTTCATTCCATGA